In Sebastes umbrosus isolate fSebUmb1 chromosome 15, fSebUmb1.pri, whole genome shotgun sequence, the genomic window CTAATCTGACATATCGGTCAATCATCAACACCACAACATGTAAAGTAAACAAATTCTCTAAATTAACTCCAAATACTTTCAGTTTCTGTTGCGGAGGCGTTTCACTGATGTACAATAGAAAAGTCGCCTGCCAAAAGCTGCAGATCAAAACACACCGACTGATAACCGACAACAAGGATGACGCCTTTCAAATTATTACTCAGTCATACATCTGAGATAAAGACACAGAAAGGCGGTTACGTCTGCTCATAGAACACAACTTCTTATGTTTAATGTAACGTCATCCTATTCATATTATCATTGTAATTGTGGTTTTAGGTTCACCTGAACTTAGTGAGTCAACAGGAgatcagaggcctgtactacaaagcaggTAACTTCAAGGTTAACCCttcaatcaaattaaattaataagtctgttaatttacacttTCACACATCTGCATTCTTTTGCCAGCTCTTTCCTGCATTTCACAGCTTTAACTGTGTAACTTTTAGTCTTGATTATGTGTtcaacttcttcatatttgtctaatattatagtttgttcttggtttgtaaaatgtgccgctctgctgacagtagactcgtccatgtttgtgattggtcagatgctgctaACCCCGCCCTTTAAATGTGAACacgctcatagccagattgagaaaccctgggttgattgaCTTCGTAGTACAAGCCTCTGATGCTTTACTGGTGGTCACATACCTGGCTGTATTTGCCGTCCTTGACGTCCTTCTGCCTGTTGAGGAACCAGTCTGGGATTTTGTACTGACGAGGGTTCTGCATGATGGTCACCACACGCTCaacctgaaaaaataaaaaaatacagctgTTAATTCACAGGAAAATTAACAGGATGTGCCAAATTTAAATCACAACAGACTCCTCAGACGTAGAACTCATGACACAGTAACATCTGCACATGCCTACATACATCTGTGTAGATGTAGTTATTACTCCTAAAGGGAAATCATCAACTTCCTGTGTGGAAAATTAAACACGCTAATTTATTACAAACACATCAACTCTCAACTTAAGTTCTATAAAACAGCATCGGGGTAGTTGCGTTTCTTTATGTGGTTTTAGGTGGCTCAAGTTTCACAGGTTTTCCAAAATGTGCACAAAGGCTATAGACACAAACTGTCTTGTGATAATCTAAGCATTAAAAAGCAGTAATATACATTTATAACGCTGTTCCCTCTACAGACCCCCGGCTCTCCTCACCTCATCATCAGTCAGCTCTCCGGCCCTCTTGTTGAGGTCGATGTCTGCTTTCCTCAGGACGACATGAGCGTAACGTCTGCCAACACCCTGAGACGAGACAGACAGGGATGTAAGCGTCATTGTACTCTTGATACACAACATGAATGTCTGATGTGCAAAATAACTTCAACATCAAATAAGCTGTGAAAATACAGGAATGCTTAAATACTGCAACTCAAGCATTACCCATCAGGTTCAGTCTTCTATTGGAAATGTAAAGAAAGCAGCTTTGAGTGCACGTTAAGCATTGTGTATTTCAGAGAACACCTCACCTTGATGGCAGTGATGGCGAAGGCGATCTTCCTCCTACCATCGATATTCGTGTTGAGAACACGAAGAATGTGCTGGAACTTCTCAGGGATGACTAGAGACTGAAAACACAGAACATACACGTTAGCATGAATCTCACAATCAGCTATAGATTAACGTACACTAACAAACaattacaaacactaacaatTTGTGTCTTCTTCAGTTCCCCCTCTTTCATTCCCGACCAAGCGATAGACCTCAACCATTTGTTCTGTGAGATTTCAGCAAGTTTGTGAGGTGCGCCCGGAAGGGAAGCTTATGACTAGAGCGGCGAAAGCAGCTTGTGGCGCTGAATGGCGAAAAGTGTACAAAACACCGTTAGTCTACGTTACTGTTAGATATGAGGTAGAAATGCTGGATCAGTACTGGATACAGTGACACTAATCCAGTCCAGACATACTTATGATGCATTTATGGTAACATGTTGGTACTATAGCAGTGATTGAAAACACTTCTGCATCCTCAAAGGGTAATTTCAACCCCAACTtatgttatttaattttaaacatAACGTACAGAGGGGTTTGGGGTCTGATCAGAAGACCAAATAGCTGATTATTGATTTTagaaggaagaaggaggaggtcTCCTCAGTGGTAATCAAGGGTCAGCCGATTGAGATAAACATAAGTTGATCAGAAAGGCTGGCTCGGTGATTGGTCTCGCACCAGACTCACTGGAGGTCACTATAGAAAAGAGGACAAGGGCCAAACTTAAAACAGTTCTGCATTTTGAAAGCCATCAATTGCATGGTGTTGTTAACGGACTCACAAGCTCATTCAGTGAGCGactagtgatgcctcagtgttctagtgatgcctcagtgttctagtgatgcctcagtgttctagtgacgcctcagtgttctagtgatgcctcagtgttctagtgatgcctcagtgttctagtgatgcctcagtgttctagtgatgcctcagtgttctagtgatgcctcagtgttctagtgatgcctcagtgttctagtgatgcctcagtgttctagtgacgcctcagtgttctagtgacgTCTCAGTGTTCTAGCGACGTCTCAGTGTTCTAGCGAtgtctcagtgttctagtgatgttctagtgatgtctcagtgttctagtgacgTCTCAGTGTTCCAGTGACGTCTCAGTGTTCTAGCGAtgtctcagtgttctagtgatgttctagtgatgcCTCGGTGTTCTAGTGACGTCTCAGTGTTCTAGCGAcgtctcagtgttctagtgatgttctagtgaCGTCTCAGTGTTCCAGTGACGTCTCAGTGTTCCAGCGAtgtctcagtgttctagtgatgttctagtgatgtctcagt contains:
- the rps18 gene encoding 40S ribosomal protein S18 isoform X2, with the protein product MSLVIPEKFQHILRVLNTNIDGRRKIAFAITAIKGVGRRYAHVVLRKADIDLNKRAGELTDDEVERVVTIMQNPRQYKIPDWFLNRQKDVKDGKYSQVLANGLDNKLREDLERLKKIRAHRGLRHFWGLRVRGQHTKTTGRRGRTVGVSKKK
- the rps18 gene encoding 40S ribosomal protein S18 isoform X1; this encodes MKEGELKKTQISLVIPEKFQHILRVLNTNIDGRRKIAFAITAIKGVGRRYAHVVLRKADIDLNKRAGELTDDEVERVVTIMQNPRQYKIPDWFLNRQKDVKDGKYSQVLANGLDNKLREDLERLKKIRAHRGLRHFWGLRVRGQHTKTTGRRGRTVGVSKKK